In a single window of the Coprothermobacter proteolyticus DSM 5265 genome:
- a CDS encoding sugar isomerase domain-containing protein, which produces MERDPLNDYLNVVSNILTQISSTQRENLLKASDILAACTRNDGIIHTFGVGHSHLVAEDVFWRGATLANIHAILEPSLTGHQEITKSEYLEKVEGIGRIVVDYHRIAPPDVLIVISNSGNNAVPIEVAKACQERDVNVIAITSTQYSDYLRSLHSSGKKLKDYATVTIDNCCPIGDAALTFEALPMGVGALSTIAGSFIMHSLVVQTVKNLLDGGFTPDVYFNGSLMANKQEVDEYNQSVIEKYLTKIRNL; this is translated from the coding sequence ATGGAAAGAGATCCCTTGAACGACTATTTGAACGTTGTAAGCAACATCCTTACACAGATTAGCAGTACCCAGCGCGAGAACTTGCTAAAAGCTTCGGACATCTTAGCCGCATGCACAAGAAATGACGGTATCATACACACTTTTGGTGTTGGACACTCGCACTTGGTAGCTGAAGATGTGTTTTGGCGGGGAGCAACGCTGGCAAACATTCACGCCATCTTAGAACCAAGTTTGACTGGACATCAGGAAATAACAAAGTCAGAGTATTTAGAAAAGGTAGAAGGCATTGGCAGAATTGTCGTTGATTATCACCGCATAGCGCCACCAGATGTCCTCATAGTCATCTCCAATTCCGGTAACAACGCTGTCCCTATTGAAGTAGCTAAAGCTTGCCAAGAAAGGGACGTAAATGTTATAGCCATAACGTCGACGCAGTATTCAGATTATTTGCGATCTTTGCATTCCTCTGGAAAGAAATTGAAGGATTATGCCACTGTGACCATTGACAACTGTTGCCCCATTGGCGATGCCGCATTGACTTTTGAAGCCTTGCCCATGGGCGTTGGTGCTTTATCTACTATTGCAGGATCTTTTATAATGCATTCGCTAGTTGTTCAAACCGTAAAAAACCTTCTTGATGGGGGCTTTACTCCAGATGTCTACTTCAACGGTTCCCTCATGGCGAACAAGCAAGAGGTTGATGAATATAACCAAAGTGTAATCGAGAAGTATTTAACAAAAATAAGAAATTTATAA
- a CDS encoding proton-conducting transporter transmembrane domain-containing protein: MTALVLVFVLCAVASGLLSVIRTSWSLMTVLVLVFVLCAVASGLLSVIRTSWSRVLSLLIGLFATGYGCFYELGIAAEHIQFSVYKANISFIWTGIARVLWPTVLVTLILVYLALFDIKEKHWIEQFVALSLIGSIGVFLVLTSRTYLSMFLAWEIMLWSGFFIVRLTTHEKDVVKASLVSNVFWSTLFLVAVILLSAYGWDSSYGAVAEKLTSFNMPSVLGLLLLFLVFLSNMGVFPFHFSMERTLKSVDPVAAAYLSGATTKAGLFGMLSMSLFTGAEWLSHFGSLVSLPVGSLVIGGVVIAGAVYFTHKALKSDDYLTLLSYISSLQLSYVAIILPFMPMEVDYLPAAFIGTVMMAYAHSLSQTGLYVAAGWSTENSLSSEGEETKESVEQLPLWRRMPYTSVLSLISGLSATGLPPLIGFGALYMIYTAFFEMDLYVLPGLLLLVTLCLLLCTIKYLGSFLLVKKPSGIRERGIVSMLVSILISVGILGLGVFNTSLQKLLSKPLKSLSEFFVFDFNTQTAAGSWNSLYVFAILIAAVLMAALVWSFGSSEEAGGSTNSNSEESSPDLPAADHDSDEFPKEGDNL, encoded by the coding sequence ATGACTGCACTTGTATTGGTTTTTGTTCTGTGCGCTGTGGCCTCTGGGCTGTTATCTGTTATTCGTACGAGTTGGAGTCTGATGACTGTACTTGTATTGGTTTTTGTTCTGTGCGCTGTGGCCTCTGGGCTGTTATCTGTTATACGTACGAGTTGGAGTCGGGTTTTAAGTTTGCTAATCGGCCTATTTGCTACGGGCTATGGCTGTTTCTACGAATTGGGTATTGCAGCGGAACACATTCAGTTTTCTGTGTACAAAGCTAACATATCTTTTATCTGGACTGGTATTGCTAGAGTTTTATGGCCCACAGTGCTCGTTACGCTGATCTTAGTTTATCTGGCTTTGTTCGACATCAAGGAGAAACATTGGATCGAGCAGTTCGTTGCACTTAGTTTAATTGGCAGCATAGGTGTCTTCTTAGTACTCACCTCCAGGACTTATCTTTCCATGTTTTTGGCGTGGGAAATCATGCTTTGGTCTGGATTTTTCATTGTGCGATTAACCACACATGAAAAAGATGTTGTGAAAGCGAGCTTGGTTAGTAATGTTTTTTGGTCAACCTTGTTCTTGGTTGCAGTCATTTTGCTTTCTGCATACGGTTGGGATTCCAGTTATGGCGCTGTTGCAGAAAAGTTAACTTCCTTCAATATGCCGTCAGTGCTTGGGTTACTGCTTCTTTTCTTGGTGTTCCTTAGTAATATGGGCGTGTTCCCGTTCCACTTTTCAATGGAACGCACATTGAAAAGTGTGGATCCTGTTGCTGCTGCTTACCTCTCGGGAGCTACAACCAAGGCAGGGCTTTTCGGTATGTTATCCATGTCTTTGTTTACCGGAGCAGAATGGCTTTCGCACTTTGGGTCTTTGGTTTCTTTGCCTGTTGGAAGTTTGGTAATTGGCGGCGTGGTAATAGCTGGAGCGGTATACTTCACCCATAAGGCTTTGAAATCTGACGATTATCTAACCTTACTCAGCTACATTTCCAGCCTACAGCTCTCTTATGTTGCGATCATATTGCCCTTCATGCCCATGGAAGTGGATTATTTGCCTGCTGCATTCATAGGTACTGTTATGATGGCCTATGCTCACAGTTTGTCCCAGACTGGTTTGTATGTGGCAGCTGGCTGGTCTACGGAAAATAGCTTGTCTAGTGAAGGTGAAGAGACTAAAGAGTCAGTGGAGCAATTACCTCTATGGCGTAGGATGCCTTACACCAGTGTTTTGTCTTTGATCAGTGGTTTATCTGCCACTGGTTTGCCACCTTTAATTGGGTTCGGTGCTTTATACATGATTTACACAGCCTTCTTCGAGATGGATCTTTATGTGCTTCCTGGTTTGCTCCTGCTAGTTACCTTGTGTTTACTACTTTGCACGATAAAGTATCTTGGTAGCTTCCTTCTCGTTAAGAAACCCAGCGGCATTCGCGAAAGAGGCATTGTGAGCATGTTGGTAAGCATTTTGATCAGCGTCGGAATTCTGGGTTTAGGTGTTTTCAATACCAGCTTACAAAAACTACTAAGCAAACCTCTCAAGTCCTTGTCGGAATTCTTTGTGTTTGATTTCAACACACAAACCGCTGCGGGTAGTTGGAATAGTTTGTACGTTTTCGCCATTCTGATAGCGGCAGTGCTCATGGCAGCCTTGGTATGGAGTTTTGGCTCTAGCGAGGAAGCAGGCGGATCTACCAATTCCAATAGCGAAGAAAGTTCTCCTGATTTGCCTGCTGCAGATCATGACTCTGATGAGTTTCCAAAAGAAGGTGATAACCTATGA
- a CDS encoding class I SAM-dependent DNA methyltransferase: MNFSKENLFDRWAKKYDRDVFESDHNNEYPFAGYSKVLSFIWDRVNPKNDAKILDLGVGTGVLSSMLYEAGSSITALDCSPNMLTAAKEKMPDATFIQWDFSNGLPERLLEQAGNYDYVISTYALHHLNEEKQIEILLSLATLLKPQGTVFIGDISFEKRVNLETCRKHYQSLWDDEEFYIVAEEIINVLSHVYECTYDQISYCAGVLTLKPLLLPLKPS, encoded by the coding sequence GTGAATTTCTCTAAAGAAAACCTGTTCGACAGATGGGCAAAAAAATACGATAGAGATGTATTTGAATCTGACCACAATAACGAATACCCTTTTGCCGGCTACAGCAAAGTACTTTCATTTATTTGGGACCGAGTGAATCCTAAGAACGATGCCAAGATTCTTGACTTGGGAGTAGGTACAGGTGTACTTTCTTCAATGCTTTATGAAGCCGGAAGCAGCATAACCGCATTAGATTGTTCTCCAAATATGTTAACAGCTGCCAAAGAAAAGATGCCAGATGCAACCTTTATCCAGTGGGATTTCTCTAACGGGCTGCCCGAACGTTTACTGGAGCAAGCAGGCAATTATGATTATGTAATAAGTACGTACGCGCTACACCACTTAAATGAAGAAAAACAGATTGAAATACTCCTAAGTTTGGCCACACTTCTTAAGCCGCAAGGAACAGTATTCATAGGCGACATATCCTTCGAAAAACGGGTTAATTTGGAAACCTGCAGGAAGCATTACCAAAGCCTATGGGATGATGAAGAATTCTATATCGTAGCAGAGGAAATTATCAATGTACTTTCTCATGTGTATGAATGCACGTATGATCAAATCTCTTACTGCGCAGGTGTATTAACGTTGAAACCTTTACTTTTACCTTTAAAGCCGTCATAG
- a CDS encoding YeeE/YedE family protein has protein sequence MQGTLIGGLIVGLLFGFLLQRSRMCFNSAIRDVRYFKDNWLWKQGLMAIAVETIGFQLMAAIGVIKLNPSAFIPAAQIVGGFAFGMGMVLAGGCASGVTYRIGEGNAVAIIAATFYALFAGAARNGKLKPITALFGKPITVTMENPGVYAAKDGQVAPTVANLLGIDPWIVAIVFALIIFAYLFFTKTSQRKAPMHWTVGGILIGLVGMLAYWSNQSYSLGITGGWINLFTATLTDAPYNWIGMEVFGIIIGAFIAALIFKEFKIRFPKDPKAYVYAVIGGALMGWGAGVAGGCNIGHFLSGVPHLAISSLLATAFFILGNWFMYWLLYGRD, from the coding sequence ATGCAAGGCACGTTGATTGGTGGACTCATTGTTGGTCTTCTGTTTGGTTTCCTGCTTCAGCGCTCTAGAATGTGTTTTAACTCTGCTATTAGAGATGTTCGCTATTTTAAAGACAATTGGTTGTGGAAACAAGGACTAATGGCAATTGCAGTGGAAACCATTGGGTTTCAGCTGATGGCTGCTATAGGTGTAATTAAGCTGAACCCATCAGCATTCATTCCTGCTGCTCAGATTGTAGGTGGTTTCGCATTTGGTATGGGTATGGTTCTAGCAGGAGGCTGCGCTAGTGGTGTTACTTACAGAATAGGTGAGGGGAATGCCGTAGCGATTATTGCTGCCACTTTTTACGCCCTTTTTGCCGGAGCTGCTAGAAATGGAAAACTAAAACCCATTACTGCTCTGTTTGGCAAACCCATCACTGTTACCATGGAGAACCCAGGAGTTTATGCTGCCAAAGATGGACAGGTAGCCCCAACAGTTGCTAATTTACTGGGTATCGATCCATGGATTGTTGCGATTGTTTTTGCTTTGATCATCTTTGCATATTTGTTCTTCACCAAGACTTCTCAGAGGAAAGCACCCATGCACTGGACTGTGGGTGGAATTCTAATTGGTCTTGTGGGTATGCTGGCTTACTGGTCTAACCAGAGCTACAGTTTAGGTATTACCGGTGGTTGGATTAACTTATTTACTGCTACTTTAACTGATGCACCTTATAACTGGATCGGTATGGAAGTTTTCGGCATCATCATTGGAGCATTTATTGCTGCTTTAATTTTCAAGGAGTTCAAGATCCGATTCCCGAAAGATCCCAAAGCTTATGTGTATGCTGTCATAGGTGGCGCTTTGATGGGTTGGGGCGCTGGTGTGGCCGGAGGTTGCAATATTGGGCACTTCTTGAGCGGTGTGCCTCACTTGGCAATCAGTTCTCTTCTGGCTACTGCATTCTTCATACTTGGTAACTGGTTCATGTACTGGTTGCTTTACGGGAGGGATTAG
- a CDS encoding HdeD family acid-resistance protein, translating into MESRFDWTNLLIGILMIIVGILVLTNPAATMTTLAILVGIAVLISGVIFLFKYKESTANLIYGIIAIILGIILLTRPAFAVSALGFIIGIWFFIEGVLGLTRAGFYKLISSAMYITSIILNVLLLIAGFLIILNPFVAALSLPVLTGIALLIAGVMHIAGAFSSKQQPPSLPY; encoded by the coding sequence ATGGAATCACGTTTTGACTGGACCAATTTGCTTATTGGCATTTTGATGATTATTGTGGGCATTTTGGTTTTAACTAATCCAGCAGCTACTATGACTACATTAGCTATTTTGGTAGGTATTGCAGTCTTAATAAGTGGCGTTATTTTTCTCTTCAAATACAAAGAGTCTACTGCCAACCTAATATACGGAATAATAGCCATAATCTTGGGGATTATTCTCTTGACGCGACCAGCCTTTGCTGTAAGCGCTCTAGGATTCATCATCGGCATATGGTTTTTTATTGAGGGTGTGTTAGGACTTACCAGAGCTGGCTTCTACAAACTCATAAGCAGTGCAATGTACATCACTAGCATAATCCTTAACGTACTACTCCTAATAGCGGGATTCTTAATCATACTTAACCCGTTTGTTGCAGCTTTGTCACTACCTGTCTTAACTGGTATCGCTTTGCTCATTGCCGGCGTGATGCATATTGCCGGAGCGTTTAGTTCTAAGCAGCAACCACCATCATTACCTTATTAG
- the corA gene encoding magnesium/cobalt transporter CorA — MLRVLVYDNQTSNLEEMTDPKQVLTAISDTQKTIWVDLTKPSQEEAKLLEEGFHFHAIAVESALKEGERPKFYSYGNYSFLLMEATAASNKGSVVKLSQFSAFISKNYLVTVHQKDVNFIEDTINTIKSEPELLNRGVGFLLYNLLDGLIANYFPILDKIDNKLKTIEERIFQRPNQQVLNEIFKLRQEINQMRKSVSNNLDVLSLMMRHDSMQSSEENRMYLMDLYDHLMHLLDMIDMYHDMVFTSMDAYLSSVSNNMNNIMKVLTAITTIMMPLTVITGIYGMNFDMPEFHWTYGYVWALTLMAVSVIAMTLFLRSRKWL; from the coding sequence GTGCTGAGAGTTCTTGTATACGATAATCAGACTTCGAATTTAGAAGAAATGACAGACCCAAAACAGGTACTTACTGCCATAAGTGACACGCAAAAAACAATTTGGGTCGATTTGACAAAACCCAGTCAAGAGGAAGCAAAGTTACTTGAAGAAGGGTTTCACTTTCACGCAATTGCCGTAGAGAGCGCCCTGAAGGAAGGAGAAAGACCGAAGTTCTACAGTTACGGAAACTACTCGTTTCTCCTAATGGAAGCGACCGCAGCATCAAACAAAGGAAGTGTTGTCAAACTATCGCAGTTTTCAGCATTCATCTCTAAGAACTACTTGGTCACAGTACATCAAAAAGATGTCAATTTCATAGAAGATACCATAAACACTATTAAAAGTGAGCCCGAATTACTCAATAGGGGTGTCGGTTTTTTGCTTTACAACCTGCTTGATGGACTCATAGCAAACTACTTCCCCATACTTGATAAGATTGACAATAAACTGAAGACAATTGAAGAACGAATATTTCAGCGACCAAACCAACAAGTGCTAAATGAGATTTTTAAATTGAGGCAAGAAATAAACCAAATGAGAAAGAGCGTGTCAAACAACCTGGATGTACTCAGCTTAATGATGAGACATGATTCCATGCAATCTTCTGAGGAAAACAGAATGTACCTCATGGACCTCTATGACCACCTGATGCATCTTCTGGACATGATTGACATGTACCACGACATGGTTTTCACCTCCATGGATGCTTATCTTTCCAGCGTGTCAAACAATATGAACAACATAATGAAGGTGCTAACAGCTATAACCACCATAATGATGCCACTCACCGTGATCACTGGTATCTACGGTATGAATTTCGATATGCCTGAATTTCATTGGACATACGGCTACGTTTGGGCGTTAACACTCATGGCTGTCTCTGTAATTGCCATGACGCTCTTTCTTAGAAGTAGAAAATGGCTATAA
- the tusB gene encoding sulfurtransferase complex subunit TusB: MSLIMVKFSPNGKMLNSLLFDAAMDGDDLLLIQDGVLYAVAKPELVDELKERGVNVYACKDDLIARGYDPSTVNANVVDYEGIVDLIEKNPKIIS, translated from the coding sequence ATGTCGCTAATAATGGTGAAATTCAGCCCAAACGGAAAAATGCTGAACTCGCTGCTCTTTGATGCTGCCATGGACGGGGACGATCTGCTACTCATACAGGACGGCGTGCTTTATGCTGTAGCTAAGCCAGAACTTGTGGACGAACTAAAAGAGCGCGGCGTGAATGTTTACGCTTGCAAAGACGACTTGATTGCGCGAGGTTATGATCCAAGCACTGTAAACGCTAATGTGGTGGACTACGAAGGCATTGTAGACCTGATTGAGAAAAATCCTAAGATAATTAGCTAA
- a CDS encoding sulfurtransferase TusA family protein, with the protein MRGEVCPVPDVETRRKLKSMKSGEVLEVLIDYPLSKERIPASAPKEGGEVLSIEETGPSEWRIVIKKK; encoded by the coding sequence ATGAGGGGAGAAGTTTGCCCAGTTCCAGATGTGGAGACCAGAAGGAAACTAAAAAGTATGAAGAGTGGCGAAGTTCTAGAGGTTCTTATTGATTACCCACTCTCTAAGGAACGTATCCCGGCTAGCGCGCCGAAAGAAGGAGGAGAAGTACTAAGCATTGAAGAAACTGGCCCCAGCGAATGGCGCATCGTCATCAAGAAAAAGTAG
- a CDS encoding MalY/PatB family protein yields the protein MDKSFFDQVVDRKGTNSSKWDGLKNVYGTDDAIPMWVADMDFRSPPEVVEAIKERAQHGIFGYTTVDEQYYAEVARWWQRRHGWDVKHDWIVTSPGTISALSVAVRTFTSPGDGIIIQPPVYPPFERTVRLAGRQVLYNQLMLNNSGRYTMNLEDLDKQLSQGAKMFIFCSPHNPVGRVWNKEELKELAAVLSKYEDVVIFDDELWADFVFPPNVHYPLLNVAPELAKRTITATSVSKTFNLAGLENTNLFIPDEQLRKTFEEAMFALALNKTNLFAIVATKAAYSCGEPWLDLLLDYLQENLQFIKTFLQEKMPTVSVIEPEGTYLAWFDIRQLHMSSAEVSQKLLHEGKVAVEEGTMFGPGGEGFLRVNYAMPRTLLKQALEGMSKALA from the coding sequence TTGGATAAAAGCTTTTTCGACCAAGTGGTAGACCGTAAAGGTACCAACTCCAGCAAGTGGGATGGCCTTAAGAACGTTTATGGTACCGATGATGCGATTCCCATGTGGGTAGCGGACATGGACTTTAGAAGTCCTCCCGAAGTGGTGGAAGCAATTAAAGAGCGGGCTCAGCATGGCATATTTGGTTATACCACCGTAGACGAGCAGTACTACGCAGAGGTAGCCCGGTGGTGGCAAAGGCGGCACGGCTGGGACGTGAAGCATGATTGGATTGTTACTTCACCAGGTACCATCTCTGCTCTTAGCGTAGCTGTAAGAACGTTTACCTCGCCAGGAGATGGTATTATCATCCAGCCACCCGTTTACCCACCTTTTGAAAGAACCGTAAGGCTAGCAGGGAGGCAAGTGCTGTACAACCAGCTAATGCTAAACAACAGTGGTCGTTACACCATGAATTTGGAAGATTTGGATAAACAGTTAAGTCAAGGAGCAAAAATGTTCATTTTTTGCAGTCCACATAATCCCGTGGGACGTGTTTGGAACAAAGAAGAACTCAAAGAACTTGCAGCCGTACTCAGCAAATATGAAGATGTAGTGATTTTTGATGACGAACTCTGGGCAGATTTTGTTTTTCCTCCCAACGTTCATTATCCACTCTTAAATGTAGCGCCAGAGCTAGCGAAACGCACAATCACTGCAACATCAGTTAGCAAAACCTTCAATTTGGCAGGTTTAGAAAACACAAACTTGTTTATTCCGGATGAACAGTTAAGAAAAACATTTGAGGAAGCCATGTTCGCTTTAGCATTGAACAAAACAAATCTGTTTGCGATTGTGGCTACTAAGGCAGCCTACAGTTGCGGTGAGCCATGGCTTGATTTGCTTCTTGACTATCTGCAGGAAAACTTGCAGTTCATAAAAACATTTCTACAGGAAAAAATGCCCACGGTAAGTGTAATAGAGCCAGAGGGAACCTATCTAGCGTGGTTTGACATAAGGCAGCTCCATATGAGCTCTGCTGAAGTAAGCCAGAAGCTACTGCATGAAGGAAAAGTTGCCGTGGAAGAAGGAACCATGTTCGGTCCCGGTGGAGAAGGATTCCTAAGAGTGAACTATGCTATGCCTCGCACACTACTTAAGCAAGCTCTGGAAGGTATGTCAAAAGCCTTAGCATAG
- the asnA gene encoding aspartate--ammonia ligase — protein MEAKSRLKLPRSYSPYLDVRETEVAIKLIKDSFQRKLSKALNLQRVSAPLMVNAHTGLNDNLNGVEKPVSFTSKDGSQVEIVQSLAKWKREALHRYGFLPGEGIYTDMNAIRPDEVVDNLHSFYVDQWDWEIVITEAERNLPFLKRVVRKIYRIIRDTERDICKRFPSLPGPFLPSRIHFIHSEELQKMYPDLSPKEREDAVVKTFGAVFIIGIGYPLKDGLPHDGRAADYDDWITITEKGYHGLNGDIIVYYPLLDQAVELSSMGIRVNSKSLLEQLEFRGELHKKDLPYHKRLLSGELPLTMGGGIGQSRLCMIFLRKVHIGEVQASVWPQETMEECLAAGIPML, from the coding sequence ATGGAAGCGAAGAGCAGACTGAAATTACCACGATCTTACTCCCCCTACCTTGATGTTAGGGAAACAGAAGTAGCCATAAAGCTGATAAAAGACTCATTTCAAAGGAAATTGAGCAAAGCACTCAATTTGCAGAGAGTATCTGCCCCGCTCATGGTCAATGCCCACACAGGCTTAAACGATAACTTGAACGGTGTTGAAAAACCCGTCAGCTTTACCTCAAAAGACGGTAGCCAAGTGGAAATTGTCCAATCTTTAGCTAAATGGAAAAGAGAAGCCTTGCACAGGTATGGCTTTCTACCTGGTGAAGGTATTTACACTGATATGAACGCCATAAGACCTGATGAGGTGGTAGACAACCTTCATTCCTTTTACGTGGATCAATGGGATTGGGAAATAGTAATCACAGAAGCAGAAAGAAACCTACCATTCCTCAAACGCGTGGTCAGGAAAATATACAGAATAATCAGAGACACTGAACGTGACATATGCAAACGTTTCCCTAGTTTGCCAGGCCCTTTTCTGCCTTCAAGGATTCATTTCATCCACAGTGAGGAGCTGCAGAAGATGTATCCTGATCTCTCCCCTAAAGAACGAGAAGACGCTGTGGTGAAAACCTTTGGGGCCGTGTTTATTATAGGTATTGGCTATCCACTTAAAGATGGGCTTCCGCACGACGGGAGAGCAGCAGACTACGATGACTGGATCACCATAACAGAAAAAGGTTATCATGGCTTAAATGGTGACATCATTGTGTATTATCCTCTTTTAGACCAAGCCGTGGAACTTTCTTCCATGGGCATAAGAGTGAATTCTAAGTCCCTACTTGAACAGTTAGAGTTCAGAGGTGAACTTCACAAGAAAGACCTCCCCTATCACAAAAGATTGCTTAGTGGTGAACTTCCTTTAACCATGGGTGGAGGCATTGGCCAATCACGCCTCTGCATGATTTTTCTTAGAAAAGTGCACATTGGCGAAGTACAAGCAAGCGTTTGGCCCCAGGAAACAATGGAGGAATGTCTAGCTGCAGGCATCCCTATGCTATAA
- a CDS encoding DsrE family protein, translating to MRKVLFAVYQSPVGSIWVNEAFRCVFGMYAEDIEPAVLLVRDAVIALNKETKPEHLGLLPLNTTFKYIERYGTKVYAVKECLDWRKIKEEDIDPRWHAELISEKDLPKLLHEYDTVLWF from the coding sequence ATGAGAAAAGTGTTGTTTGCAGTCTATCAATCCCCTGTGGGCTCCATTTGGGTCAATGAGGCATTTAGGTGCGTCTTTGGTATGTATGCTGAGGACATAGAGCCTGCCGTTTTGTTGGTACGCGACGCGGTTATTGCTTTGAACAAAGAAACCAAACCAGAACATCTTGGTTTGCTTCCACTAAATACCACATTTAAGTACATTGAGCGTTATGGGACAAAGGTTTACGCTGTAAAAGAGTGCTTGGATTGGCGAAAGATAAAAGAAGAGGACATCGATCCTAGGTGGCATGCTGAACTCATATCAGAAAAGGACTTGCCAAAGCTTTTGCACGAGTATGATACCGTGCTGTGGTTTTAA
- a CDS encoding FMN-dependent NADH-azoreductase, with protein MAKVLYVKANPKNNEESRTFRISEHFINEYKKAHPEDEIIELDLYKENIHFLSKEEINTIMSKDKSNLKDHPVLKYTYQFAEADKYVIATPMWNLSIPAILKAYFDYITVTGITFKYTENGAVGLLKNKKAVVIMSTGGEYLTPPFDQWNFASTYVTTMFKFFGVEDVSLIAAQRLDIIGEDVEKRVSDAMKEAEQLAKQF; from the coding sequence ATGGCAAAGGTGCTTTATGTCAAGGCTAACCCAAAAAACAACGAGGAATCACGTACATTCAGAATTTCAGAGCATTTTATTAACGAATACAAAAAAGCTCACCCAGAGGATGAGATAATCGAATTGGATTTGTACAAGGAAAACATCCATTTCTTGTCAAAAGAAGAGATCAACACCATAATGTCTAAAGACAAATCCAACCTAAAGGATCATCCAGTTCTCAAATACACATACCAGTTTGCAGAAGCAGACAAATACGTCATAGCAACTCCCATGTGGAACCTAAGCATTCCAGCCATATTAAAGGCTTACTTTGATTACATCACAGTAACCGGCATTACGTTTAAATACACAGAAAATGGAGCCGTTGGTTTACTTAAGAACAAGAAAGCCGTGGTTATCATGAGCACAGGTGGCGAATACCTTACTCCGCCTTTTGACCAATGGAACTTTGCAAGCACATACGTAACCACCATGTTTAAGTTCTTCGGTGTGGAAGATGTTTCCTTAATAGCTGCGCAGCGACTTGACATCATAGGTGAAGACGTGGAGAAGCGGGTTTCCGATGCCATGAAGGAAGCCGAGCAGTTGGCAAAGCAATTCTAA
- a CDS encoding DsrE/DsrF/TusD sulfur relay family protein: MHIVLQVINPPYSYEDMDSAIKIADAALKKGHKVSIFLFADSVLSVNTKVRPIRIDRNIPNLLKDLADRGAEIHICGLCFEYRGLDIETATPGAELSGVPEMATLLATADRYVNFAV; encoded by the coding sequence ATGCACATTGTTTTACAGGTAATTAATCCGCCTTACAGCTATGAGGATATGGATAGCGCTATAAAGATAGCTGATGCGGCTTTGAAGAAAGGTCACAAGGTATCCATCTTTTTATTCGCTGATTCTGTGCTTTCCGTGAACACCAAAGTTAGGCCAATCAGAATAGATAGGAATATACCAAATCTGCTCAAAGACTTGGCTGACAGGGGAGCAGAGATCCATATCTGTGGACTTTGTTTTGAATATCGTGGACTTGACATTGAAACGGCTACGCCAGGTGCTGAGCTTAGCGGCGTGCCTGAGATGGCTACGCTACTGGCCACAGCAGATCGCTACGTCAACTTCGCAGTGTAG